The Corynebacterium camporealensis genome contains a region encoding:
- a CDS encoding helix-turn-helix domain-containing protein, whose translation MNQQAPNQEINLHLQSALRLPSARFRQSIEHLKTDSESAPLRRSLITVNNLASENRTLRRLVNELQEVAYEVSLEASTDLALPRILGLTRQLLGVDAAYLVEVQSGEEAVSSILMSDGIWTQEFQEATSSNSGLANRIFELDSPLQVANYLMDDTFIRSENLDKVVKREGFRAFLGVPFDTSDDFGYILFIADRHERVYPSSDIYVLEKIAWYSSAILRLCDRESNHSNKISRLKSDLTTREKTIERLEVNASELNKLFELANRPDPIQEILTYIEARFSSSINLIDLTSYSKASNPTLSKKLYSELKDWLQSVDAAGKFRTFSFDGMAFQSWALFNGASPWGALVMESHGADSFQPLLVQKAARLLSFPGILSPKRTDESLSWDSEALFHLLRFGYSSLPEALKQRLQSISISPGRSCKIIALRCDWHSWGEIHQSIYDLLPSGVIYYKSSNMVYFFATAQRIDRVVSLLNDIFTFKEKGLLGFVSDQFDCSQDLENITYSCHRYLNAVTHLQVSTKNVVFSKQNLPFWLLALGNISREDQIALINETLGPILEHDKMHGSDLFTTLKLTASYEFSASKVARELNLHVNTIRQRLRKIDEVLGDDWRTGHGLLNLHFALVSKITSEEPLLALD comes from the coding sequence ATGAACCAACAAGCACCGAACCAAGAGATAAATCTGCACCTGCAATCCGCGCTTCGGCTACCGTCCGCCCGTTTCCGCCAATCCATCGAACACCTGAAGACGGATTCCGAGTCCGCACCTTTACGCCGTTCTCTCATTACGGTGAACAATTTGGCATCAGAAAATAGAACCCTCAGACGGTTAGTAAATGAGCTGCAGGAGGTGGCTTACGAAGTCAGCCTAGAAGCTTCAACCGATCTAGCTTTGCCGCGAATACTTGGTCTCACACGACAGTTGCTAGGTGTGGACGCAGCCTACCTAGTGGAAGTACAGTCGGGTGAAGAAGCCGTTTCTTCCATTTTGATGTCAGACGGCATTTGGACACAGGAATTTCAAGAAGCTACTTCCAGCAACTCGGGCCTCGCCAATAGAATCTTCGAATTGGATAGCCCTCTGCAAGTAGCAAATTATCTAATGGACGACACGTTCATACGCAGTGAAAACCTTGATAAGGTAGTGAAACGAGAAGGATTTCGCGCTTTTCTAGGGGTCCCTTTTGACACTTCGGATGATTTTGGATACATCCTTTTTATCGCTGACCGCCATGAGCGCGTGTACCCCTCGTCAGATATCTATGTTCTAGAGAAAATCGCCTGGTACAGTTCCGCCATTCTGCGACTTTGCGACAGAGAAAGCAATCATTCTAATAAAATTTCCAGGTTAAAGTCAGACCTCACTACCAGAGAAAAAACCATCGAGAGGTTAGAAGTTAACGCGTCTGAGCTCAACAAATTGTTCGAGCTAGCTAACAGACCCGATCCAATACAAGAGATTTTGACCTACATCGAAGCGCGGTTTTCCTCGTCGATTAATCTCATAGATCTCACTAGTTATTCGAAAGCTTCGAACCCTACGTTAAGCAAAAAGTTGTACAGTGAGTTAAAAGACTGGCTCCAATCTGTGGACGCGGCGGGAAAATTTAGGACGTTCAGCTTCGATGGGATGGCCTTTCAATCATGGGCGCTATTTAATGGGGCCAGCCCTTGGGGAGCCCTTGTAATGGAGTCCCATGGTGCTGACTCCTTCCAGCCACTTTTAGTTCAAAAGGCAGCACGGCTACTAAGCTTTCCCGGTATCTTATCGCCCAAGCGGACTGATGAATCGCTTTCATGGGATAGCGAGGCTCTATTTCATCTTCTCCGATTTGGCTACTCGTCTCTTCCCGAGGCACTCAAACAGCGACTTCAATCCATATCTATTAGCCCTGGTCGATCTTGCAAGATTATTGCCCTTCGGTGTGACTGGCATTCTTGGGGAGAAATCCATCAATCAATTTACGATCTACTTCCGTCGGGTGTTATCTATTACAAGTCATCCAATATGGTTTACTTTTTCGCCACAGCTCAGCGCATAGATCGTGTTGTATCTCTACTAAACGACATATTTACCTTTAAGGAGAAAGGGCTTTTAGGCTTCGTCTCAGATCAGTTTGATTGTTCTCAAGATCTCGAGAACATAACTTATTCTTGCCACCGTTATCTAAACGCTGTCACTCATCTACAAGTGTCCACCAAAAATGTAGTGTTCTCAAAACAGAATTTGCCTTTTTGGCTATTGGCCCTGGGCAATATCTCAAGAGAAGATCAGATCGCCTTAATCAACGAGACTCTTGGCCCCATTTTGGAACATGACAAAATGCATGGATCTGATCTCTTCACTACCTTGAAATTGACGGCTTCCTACGAGTTTTCAGCATCAAAGGTAGCTCGAGAGCTAAATCTGCATGTCAACACTATTCGGCAACGTCTACGAAAAATCGATGAAGTTTTAGGCGACGACTGGAGAACAGGGCATGGTCTTCTGAATTTGCATTTCGCTCTTGTTTCAAAAATTACTTCCGAAGAGCCACTACTCGCCTTAGACTGA
- a CDS encoding thiolase family protein encodes MGLQSAKRSENKPVITAAARLPIGRKKGALASLDGVGLGAEVLKKLGEALPSGSDDISDVILGNTLSHYGNPARVAALKAGYGTNVPALTIDRQCGSGINAVTLAASLSQTQDGIYVAGGMESMTHEPLQLAPPRRSFDFTSVKPLRRELSTEAVGDPTMGQTAENVARMFSISRGEQDEYALRSQERYQRAKELGKYEDFVIAMELPHGEEFTEDEHPRPDTSIEKLSKLRPAFDVQGTVTAGNASGLNDGAAAVVVTGSSLAKERDLPVLAEVGRTVVSGVDPNTMGLGPVPAIKELLSRTGRSIDSYDFIEINEAFAVQTLACIKELGLDVEKVNPNGGAIAHGHPIAATGCILVQKVISELRSRGGGSAIVSACIGGGQGIATEIKVKGE; translated from the coding sequence ATGGGTCTTCAGTCTGCAAAGCGCAGTGAAAACAAACCCGTCATAACTGCGGCTGCGCGACTCCCTATTGGCAGGAAGAAAGGGGCGTTGGCATCACTTGACGGTGTAGGGCTTGGAGCCGAAGTCCTTAAGAAACTCGGTGAGGCCTTACCGAGCGGCAGTGATGACATCAGCGATGTAATTCTGGGAAATACTCTTTCGCATTATGGGAACCCTGCGAGGGTGGCGGCCTTAAAAGCAGGGTATGGCACTAATGTTCCCGCGCTGACTATTGATCGTCAGTGTGGTTCTGGAATTAACGCTGTAACCCTTGCTGCAAGCCTCTCTCAAACCCAGGATGGCATTTACGTAGCAGGTGGGATGGAGAGTATGACGCATGAACCTCTACAGCTTGCACCACCACGTCGAAGCTTCGACTTCACATCGGTAAAGCCTTTGCGTAGAGAGCTTTCTACCGAGGCAGTTGGTGACCCGACTATGGGGCAAACTGCTGAAAATGTAGCGAGAATGTTCTCAATTAGCCGAGGTGAGCAGGATGAGTACGCACTTCGGAGTCAGGAGCGTTATCAAAGAGCGAAAGAGCTAGGGAAATACGAAGATTTCGTCATCGCTATGGAATTGCCTCATGGTGAAGAGTTTACCGAGGACGAGCACCCGCGACCGGACACGAGTATTGAGAAGCTCTCCAAACTGCGTCCTGCATTTGACGTGCAAGGGACAGTGACGGCTGGCAATGCTTCAGGTCTTAATGATGGTGCTGCGGCCGTGGTAGTGACCGGCTCATCCTTAGCGAAGGAGCGGGACTTGCCTGTACTCGCTGAGGTCGGTCGGACGGTGGTCTCAGGTGTGGATCCCAACACCATGGGGTTGGGGCCAGTGCCCGCTATTAAAGAACTTCTGAGCAGAACTGGTCGGAGCATTGATAGCTACGACTTCATTGAAATCAATGAGGCCTTCGCTGTTCAAACGCTCGCTTGCATCAAAGAGCTAGGGCTCGATGTAGAAAAAGTGAATCCAAATGGTGGGGCTATTGCGCATGGACATCCGATAGCTGCTACCGGCTGCATCTTAGTTCAAAAGGTAATAAGTGAGCTCCGTTCAAGAGGAGGTGGCAGCGCAATCGTAAGTGCCTGCATTGGTGGCGGGCAAGGAATCGCAACCGAGATCAAAGTCAAAGGAGAATAG
- a CDS encoding 3-hydroxyacyl-CoA dehydrogenase family protein — translation MQKLTNVTVCGAGEMGGQIAMAAALNGYTVALYDINVDQLSATSSRLESLTNRFVEKGRYEEQVVKEAFSNLTFYNDLSEACAQADLVIEAIVEDLGAKRELFRQVSSLVDAGTVLATNSSSIVSSKLADSVSNPSRLLNVHFFNPALIMPLVEVVQGPHTDTEHVETAIEFARSLGKTPVLIEKEIFGFIANRVLSAIFDEAIYLKEQGVASVEAIDTAVKQGLNHPMGPFELLDLTGIDVNYKIKKLEAEDTGDAKDGPSRTLSELYEAGHLGKKSGRGFYEYKKGGK, via the coding sequence ATGCAGAAACTAACAAACGTTACGGTCTGCGGCGCAGGAGAAATGGGCGGCCAAATTGCGATGGCGGCAGCCCTAAATGGTTATACCGTTGCACTTTACGACATTAACGTGGACCAACTGAGTGCAACCTCTAGCCGCCTTGAGTCCTTAACTAATCGATTCGTGGAGAAGGGGCGGTATGAAGAGCAAGTGGTCAAGGAAGCATTCTCAAACCTCACTTTCTACAACGACCTTTCAGAGGCATGTGCGCAGGCTGACCTTGTAATCGAAGCAATTGTCGAAGACCTTGGCGCGAAACGAGAGCTCTTCCGACAGGTGTCCTCATTGGTTGATGCAGGAACAGTGCTAGCAACAAACTCATCAAGCATTGTGTCATCGAAATTAGCGGACAGCGTTTCTAATCCTTCACGCCTCTTGAATGTTCATTTCTTTAATCCAGCATTGATTATGCCGCTGGTCGAAGTTGTGCAAGGGCCGCATACGGATACTGAGCATGTTGAGACTGCGATTGAATTTGCTAGGAGTCTCGGCAAGACCCCAGTCTTAATTGAAAAGGAAATCTTCGGTTTCATTGCCAATCGTGTGCTGTCCGCCATATTCGATGAAGCTATCTACCTAAAGGAGCAAGGGGTCGCTTCCGTCGAAGCAATCGATACAGCGGTCAAGCAGGGGTTAAATCACCCGATGGGGCCGTTTGAACTCTTGGATCTCACCGGCATTGATGTCAATTACAAGATCAAGAAGTTGGAGGCAGAAGATACCGGTGATGCAAAGGATGGGCCTTCACGGACTTTGTCGGAGCTGTATGAAGCCGGCCATCTCGGTAAGAAATCGGGGCGCGGTTTCTACGAATATAAGAAAGGAGGAAAGTAA
- a CDS encoding enoyl-CoA hydratase/isomerase family protein — MPSQVTTEKRNGVGILTIEREGQLNALNVEVMDRISAALDEWEYDDEIDVVIFIGAGTRAFAAGADLQELASLSHQEVRERYPMAGLFDRIDNYRKPSIAAVNGIAFGGGFELALACDLRVASPTAEFRFPEVGLGIIPGAGGTQRLSRLLNESMATYLILSGEGLSAERAFEMGLVCRLDEDPLNSAIEIADTLRAKSLTAIRFARSAVKQINPSGHQKEQLYQGLAFASDDRTEGIDAFLSRRAPSFSATDAT; from the coding sequence ATGCCAAGCCAAGTAACTACAGAAAAGAGAAACGGCGTTGGAATTCTCACTATTGAACGAGAGGGACAGCTTAATGCCCTCAATGTTGAGGTGATGGATCGAATTTCTGCTGCACTTGATGAGTGGGAATATGACGATGAGATCGACGTAGTGATCTTTATCGGTGCTGGGACAAGAGCTTTCGCTGCGGGAGCAGATCTACAAGAGTTAGCTTCTTTGAGCCACCAAGAGGTCAGGGAGCGATACCCAATGGCGGGTTTGTTCGACCGTATTGACAACTATCGCAAGCCCAGCATTGCCGCAGTAAACGGCATAGCGTTTGGGGGTGGATTCGAGTTGGCTTTGGCGTGTGATCTTCGTGTCGCTTCTCCTACAGCGGAATTTCGATTTCCAGAAGTAGGACTTGGAATTATCCCGGGCGCCGGCGGTACGCAAAGACTTTCCCGCCTTCTTAATGAATCGATGGCTACCTACTTGATTCTTAGCGGCGAAGGTTTGTCTGCAGAACGAGCATTTGAAATGGGGCTTGTATGCCGTTTGGACGAAGACCCGCTCAATTCAGCTATCGAAATTGCGGATACGCTTCGCGCCAAATCTTTAACTGCGATCCGATTTGCGCGCAGTGCAGTAAAACAAATCAACCCTTCTGGACACCAGAAGGAGCAACTTTATCAGGGGTTGGCGTTCGCCAGTGACGATCGCACGGAAGGCATTGATGCTTTCTTGTCTCGGCGAGCTCCTTCCTTCTCCGCAACTGATGCAACGTGA
- a CDS encoding sodium:solute symporter family protein, with the protein MSSANVLALVILFVYMATTVAIGLYAHRKSKGGSAKDFLTGGGGAGFWINGFAIFAAFATGGTMLGNIGLSYQGGWGYITAYNAGVAVGYLITTFFLAKIMRNMNVATVPELVKARYNHRWMNLVVPIVLIGTLSAYIVAQMKIGGLIGEQIFGIPYGWSVLLIGAVYVFYTFAGGMKAVTLTDFLQGMMMIAVVLITGFIAINANGGLSVYEVAQGIKPEWTQAEVYSPISYIGAFLIWATCNAVLPHTVMRIFAAKNERTGRASLALGLGLYIVTGVVTCVFVIAGTIILTGGAELEDNDAAFLLFLDQATPDWVRGLAFAAIFAAVMSSVSAMLLALAAALSYDLIGEIRPNTSDAAQRRITKLGILGFGVLTLVLSLNPPEFLTLLYTAAMGLLASSLFFPTLLGLWWRRIGGTAAFAGATVGGVSYLILLFGFDLPTLSQVVYSLPLSAITCVVCAFIFKPANSSELERLTIAHEREVTDEEVQRFEKELNT; encoded by the coding sequence ATGTCTAGTGCAAACGTTCTCGCGCTTGTAATCTTGTTTGTCTACATGGCAACAACGGTTGCAATTGGTCTATACGCGCACCGTAAGAGTAAGGGAGGATCTGCCAAGGACTTCCTTACTGGTGGCGGAGGTGCCGGCTTTTGGATTAATGGCTTTGCCATCTTCGCGGCCTTCGCTACGGGCGGTACGATGCTCGGAAATATTGGGCTGTCCTATCAAGGCGGTTGGGGCTATATTACGGCCTACAATGCTGGTGTCGCTGTTGGCTACCTGATCACGACGTTCTTCCTAGCGAAGATCATGCGAAACATGAATGTCGCGACTGTACCTGAGCTGGTGAAGGCTCGCTACAATCACCGTTGGATGAACCTTGTAGTTCCGATAGTTCTTATTGGCACCCTAAGCGCATACATTGTCGCGCAGATGAAAATCGGTGGCCTTATCGGTGAACAGATCTTTGGCATTCCTTACGGCTGGTCGGTGCTGTTGATCGGAGCTGTGTACGTCTTCTATACATTTGCAGGCGGCATGAAAGCAGTGACCCTGACGGACTTCCTGCAAGGCATGATGATGATTGCCGTCGTGCTCATTACAGGATTCATTGCAATCAATGCCAACGGTGGCCTTTCGGTCTATGAAGTCGCCCAAGGTATTAAGCCAGAGTGGACTCAGGCCGAAGTGTATAGTCCGATTTCCTATATTGGTGCCTTCTTGATTTGGGCTACTTGTAACGCAGTCCTGCCACATACCGTGATGCGAATCTTTGCGGCAAAGAATGAGCGAACTGGTCGAGCTTCGCTCGCACTCGGATTAGGCCTGTACATTGTTACAGGCGTCGTGACTTGTGTCTTTGTTATTGCTGGCACGATCATTCTTACGGGTGGCGCGGAACTAGAGGATAATGACGCTGCATTCCTGCTGTTCCTCGATCAGGCTACGCCGGATTGGGTTCGTGGTCTTGCATTTGCTGCAATCTTCGCTGCTGTTATGTCGTCTGTTTCTGCGATGCTGCTGGCTTTGGCAGCGGCATTGTCGTACGACTTGATCGGCGAAATCCGTCCCAATACGTCGGATGCTGCGCAAAGGAGAATTACAAAGCTGGGTATTCTCGGATTTGGTGTCCTTACCCTCGTCCTTTCGTTGAACCCGCCAGAATTCCTAACCCTCCTGTACACAGCGGCTATGGGCCTTTTGGCTTCGTCCTTGTTCTTCCCAACTTTGCTGGGACTGTGGTGGCGAAGGATTGGAGGAACTGCGGCTTTTGCTGGTGCAACTGTCGGTGGTGTTTCGTACCTCATTCTGTTGTTCGGGTTCGACCTGCCTACCCTTTCGCAAGTGGTCTACTCGTTGCCGCTATCCGCAATTACTTGCGTCGTTTGTGCATTCATCTTTAAGCCGGCGAACTCCAGCGAACTGGAAAGGCTTACGATTGCGCACGAGCGTGAAGTAACCGATGAAGAAGTACAAAGGTTCGAAAAAGAACTCAACACGTAG
- a CDS encoding acyl-CoA thioesterase codes for MYKTLIRPRYSENDAAGHINNTVYAVWFEDARREIFKLFVPDLAPAPWNLLLVQSNITYKAEVTWVELVEVSTWVARVGNSSFTLYEEMRQEGDLKAISEATYVQVDSVSRSPAPIPSSIVESLEKHTKLEGVKG; via the coding sequence ATGTATAAGACTCTTATAAGACCCCGTTACTCAGAGAATGATGCTGCCGGACATATAAACAATACGGTCTATGCAGTGTGGTTTGAGGACGCCCGACGCGAAATATTCAAGCTTTTCGTGCCTGATTTGGCTCCAGCACCGTGGAATCTGCTTTTGGTCCAAAGCAATATTACCTACAAAGCAGAAGTCACCTGGGTTGAACTGGTTGAAGTCTCAACGTGGGTAGCGCGTGTAGGCAATAGTTCCTTCACGTTGTATGAGGAAATGAGGCAAGAAGGGGACCTCAAGGCGATTTCCGAAGCGACCTACGTTCAAGTCGATTCAGTTTCTCGGTCTCCCGCTCCAATTCCTTCATCAATCGTCGAAAGTTTGGAAAAACACACAAAACTAGAGGGTGTGAAAGGATAA
- a CDS encoding enoyl-CoA hydratase/isomerase family protein, which yields MSSNVESFVENNVGYIYLDRQKSRNALTFEMLRSIELTVREWSVQPEVRCIVFSGKGKAYCAGDDLIDMGTSKYPVPEDKFVEYLSGYPEACKAFRECPKPIICSVHGYALGAGLELALSCDLLIAEKGCGIGLPFVLRGFSSGTHLLARLTNRMFASRLLFTGDIVPVENLEAFGLVHSLTEADERESKTKNLAEKIAQLPTKTIGLMKKAMDASDSLDERSAWVVQAQSTVTGTLTEDYAEGRRAFAEKRDPVFTGK from the coding sequence ATGTCTTCTAACGTTGAAAGTTTCGTTGAAAACAATGTGGGGTATATCTATCTCGATCGGCAAAAGAGCCGTAATGCACTGACCTTTGAAATGTTGCGCTCGATTGAGCTAACCGTTCGAGAGTGGTCCGTACAACCTGAGGTTCGGTGCATCGTCTTCTCCGGTAAAGGCAAAGCCTACTGTGCCGGTGATGACCTAATTGACATGGGGACTTCAAAGTATCCTGTTCCTGAGGATAAGTTTGTTGAGTACCTAAGCGGTTACCCAGAGGCGTGTAAGGCGTTTCGAGAATGCCCCAAGCCGATCATTTGTAGCGTTCATGGCTATGCCCTTGGGGCAGGACTAGAGCTTGCCTTGTCCTGCGATTTGCTTATTGCTGAAAAGGGCTGCGGGATTGGACTTCCCTTCGTGTTGAGAGGGTTCTCCTCCGGTACGCATTTACTGGCTCGGTTAACTAACCGGATGTTTGCCTCACGGCTTTTGTTCACAGGAGACATCGTTCCAGTAGAAAACCTTGAGGCTTTTGGACTAGTGCACTCACTTACTGAAGCAGATGAGCGCGAATCAAAGACGAAGAATCTTGCCGAAAAGATTGCTCAGCTTCCCACGAAGACCATCGGACTCATGAAAAAAGCCATGGATGCTTCGGATTCTTTGGACGAGAGGTCCGCCTGGGTAGTTCAGGCACAGTCCACAGTTACAGGAACGCTCACTGAAGATTATGCAGAAGGTAGAAGGGCATTTGCTGAAAAGCGAGACCCCGTCTTTACCGGAAAGTAG